The following coding sequences lie in one Notolabrus celidotus isolate fNotCel1 chromosome 20, fNotCel1.pri, whole genome shotgun sequence genomic window:
- the tnfsf14 gene encoding tumor necrosis factor ligand superfamily member 14 isoform X1 → MTERGYPSVYTVDTHTTRPPPLPPRLNQKRQNSGAAQTLLFLLVSLALFGLIIEAYLIYRLHKTESDTSGSHSKHSADVLPPSKSLREVLPSKPVAHLTGGQDVVHKKEIMAWSMDADPILYEMDYKDRSLVIQTEGYYYVYSKVSFLDIDAFYHSVHVKTKRYKGKSIPLLLSRTKSQGSSRKEIRDQKTNSEEYSRKESLDQRSNSYLGGVFHLFKGDTVFVKVSNTSQIVELRFYENFFGTYMI, encoded by the exons ATGACAGAGCGTGGATATCCGTCTGTGTATACGGTGGACACCCATACAACGCGGCCTCCTCCACTGCCACCCAGGCTGAACCAGAAACGACAGAATTCTGGGGCGGCTCAGACCCTGTTGTTCTTGCTGGTGAGCCTGGCATTGTTTGGCTTGATCATTGAAGCCTACTTGATCTATCGCCTCCATAAAACTGAATCT GACACCTCAGGATCGCACTCCAAGCACAGTGCCG ATGTCCTCCCACCCTCCAAGAGTCTCCGTGAGGTTCTTCCCTCCAAACCTGTTGCACACCTGACTG GTGGACAAGATGTAGTTCATAAAAAAGAGATCATGGCATGGAGCATGGATGCAGACCCTATCCTCTATGAGATGGACTACAAAGACAGAAGCCTTGTCATTCAGACCGAGGGGTATTACTATGTCTACTCCAAGGTTTCCTTCTTAGACATCGATGCATTTTACCACTCTGTTCATGTGAAAACTAAACGGTACAAAGGGAAAAGTATCCCCCTCCTGCTCTCCAGGACAAAGTCACAGGGATCCAGCAGGAAAGAGATCAGAGATCAGAAAACCAACTCAGAGGAGTACAGCAGAAAAGAGAGCCTAGATCAGAGGTCCAACAGTTACCTGGGTGGAGTGTTCCACCTCTTCAAAGGTGATACAGTCTTTGTGAAAGTGAGCAACACTTCCCAAATCGTAGAATTAAGATTCTATGAGAACTTCTTTGGAACGTATATGATATGA
- the tnfsf14 gene encoding tumor necrosis factor ligand superfamily member 14 isoform X2, with translation MTERGYPSVYTVDTHTTRPPPLPPRLNQKRQNSGAAQTLLFLLDTSGSHSKHSADVLPPSKSLREVLPSKPVAHLTGGQDVVHKKEIMAWSMDADPILYEMDYKDRSLVIQTEGYYYVYSKVSFLDIDAFYHSVHVKTKRYKGKSIPLLLSRTKSQGSSRKEIRDQKTNSEEYSRKESLDQRSNSYLGGVFHLFKGDTVFVKVSNTSQIVELRFYENFFGTYMI, from the exons ATGACAGAGCGTGGATATCCGTCTGTGTATACGGTGGACACCCATACAACGCGGCCTCCTCCACTGCCACCCAGGCTGAACCAGAAACGACAGAATTCTGGGGCGGCTCAGACCCTGTTGTTCTTGCTG GACACCTCAGGATCGCACTCCAAGCACAGTGCCG ATGTCCTCCCACCCTCCAAGAGTCTCCGTGAGGTTCTTCCCTCCAAACCTGTTGCACACCTGACTG GTGGACAAGATGTAGTTCATAAAAAAGAGATCATGGCATGGAGCATGGATGCAGACCCTATCCTCTATGAGATGGACTACAAAGACAGAAGCCTTGTCATTCAGACCGAGGGGTATTACTATGTCTACTCCAAGGTTTCCTTCTTAGACATCGATGCATTTTACCACTCTGTTCATGTGAAAACTAAACGGTACAAAGGGAAAAGTATCCCCCTCCTGCTCTCCAGGACAAAGTCACAGGGATCCAGCAGGAAAGAGATCAGAGATCAGAAAACCAACTCAGAGGAGTACAGCAGAAAAGAGAGCCTAGATCAGAGGTCCAACAGTTACCTGGGTGGAGTGTTCCACCTCTTCAAAGGTGATACAGTCTTTGTGAAAGTGAGCAACACTTCCCAAATCGTAGAATTAAGATTCTATGAGAACTTCTTTGGAACGTATATGATATGA